The Verrucomicrobiia bacterium genome includes the window AGGCAGTCTTGTCCGGCAAGCGACACCTGGGTCAGCAGGTTTTGGAGATAGTATTGCGCGGACCGGAGTCAGACGACGAGGCGATTTCTATTTTCAAGCGAGAACTTCCCAATCTTGTCCATCAGCAATAAGCTTCGCTACGTTACAAAACGACAACAAGAGCAGGTGCGGGAGTCACAAACGAGCGCCCGTTCTGCAAACCTAATTTCTTCGCCCGTAAAGTCACTTTCAACCACGTCATTCTTCCCACTTTGAGGAAAAATTGTCCGACTTCGTAAAACTGGCCAGGAAAGTCCGAAAAGTGGAAGCCAGACATGTCGAACCAAGTGCTATAATGACCGCAAGGACTATTGTGTCCGTTGTCGCGAAGGCAAAATCATTATGTCGTCTCGTCATTTTAAAATCGGGCTGACGGTCCTCGGCCTATGTGCCGGTAGCGCCGCGCATGCGGACACCCAATTAGCCGTTGGCTATGATACCACCTATAATGCCAACCTATCCCTGTCCGGCGCGCCGGGCAACCTCGGCACCGGTAATGACTTTGTTTATTTAACGGCCTTTCAGGCGACTTACCAGGGCGGCGATGCGCTGCCGTTTTCGGGCAATTCATTTTACACTTTCTGCCTGGACGTCGGGCAGGAATTGGTTCCCAACGGGGCGTCCTGGCAGGCAAAACCTCTGCCGGTCGGCGCCAACGGGAATTCGATTCCTTACGTGACGGCCGGATTGCAACGCGCCGCGGGCCTGTACGCCGCGAATGTCGGCAACGTGAACATTTCTACAGCCCAGGGGCAACTCAACGGCGCGGCCTTGCAACTGGCGATCTGGAATGACCTTTATGATGGAGATGCGCAGGTCGAGAGCGGCAACTTCAGCGCCAGCGGCGGCAATGTGGATCAAGTTGTGGCGGCGGCGGATTTACTTTTGCAAAGCGCGGCAAACGTATCCAATCCTAATCTCGACTTTGCTTTTTGGGACGGCAGCAATCCGACCGCCAACCAGGACCTGATCAGCACCGTTGCCATCGCGCCAGAATCAACTTTATATGGCGCGGGCGTTTCCGTAATCGCGCTCTTTGCTTGCGCCGGCTTTTACCTTCGAGAAAACCGCAAGCGGCTTTCAGTCTAATTTTTTTGAACTCACCTCAAAATATTTTCCAATCGTGAAATCGTGGTTGTACTTTTTAATTGTGTATTCCGTATTCGGATTTGGTTTTCATTTGCGGGCCGAGTCCGCCAATGCGAAGCCGGAAACCACCGGACGATCCTCCGGGTTTTCTGAAGTGAATCACACGGCCACGAACCTGCTCGCCGAGGTAGATCGAGAGGAGTATGGCTATCACAAAACCGACGATAGCTCTCGTCCAGACGATACGCTGACTTCGCATGTCAATGATTCTGCGTTTCAAACAGGCTACGTAAACAGTTCCAACCAATTCGCCGCGACCTTTTCTGACGCGGGCGCGGGTGGCGCGGACCCGAAGGCCTTGGCGGCATTAACCTCCATCAGCGGAGGTTTTGACGCCGGCGGCGGCGGCGGCGGCGGTTCGGGCGGCAGCGGCTCCGGGGCGGGAGGGACCCTCACTTTTCACAGCCCGCCGCCGGGTGGTGGTTCAGGCAATGGAACCGGGCCAATCCTTACCTTTAATGGCCCCGGCGGAGATGGCGGTGGAACTGTTGCTTCCGGTGGTGGAGACGGGGTAGATAGCGTGCATCCGGGTTTTGCGCCAGAATCACCGGCCTTCGCGGTGGTGTCTTCGATCTGCGCCTGCACGGCATTGTGGGTCTGCCGCCGAAAACGCGCACACGATTGAAATTTTGTTACAGTTGCGCTACGACACCTTAATCAGACTTTTGCCGGCGATCTCTGTCCGGTGATAACCAGCGATTTGCTGGCACTTCCCTCCGGTGACGGCCCCGCCGCGAAGTTCCTAAAAATGTGTGTACAAGTCCTGAAACTTAAAGCTCATCCTCCGATTGATGCATTAACCTCGCTAAGTAAGTGAAAGCGCGGATTACCATCGGTGCCTAAACAACAACCAATCAAACAACCATTCAGGAGGAAAAATGACATCGGGGCGGAAAAATATTCTTTTGGTAATCGTGGCCGCGGGGAGCATGGCGGCAGTTTCAACCCACGCGGCGACACAGTTGGGCATCAACTATGACACCGCTTACACCGGCTTCGTGAGCGTCACCGGCGGCGCGGGCGCTCTCGGCACCCCGGGCGGTGAGGATGTTTACTTGACCGCGTTTCAGGCGACCTATCAGAGCGGAGATTCCTTGCCCTTTCCAACCACCAATCCGTTCTACACGTTCTGTGTGGACATCATGCCAACGCTGGTTTCTCCCGGATCATGGCAGGCGTCGAATTTTCCGCTGGGCAACAATGGAAATTCGCTCCAATACGTGCCGGGCGGAATTCAAACTGCGGCAAACTTGTATAACACTTACGTCAGTTTGGTGGATATTTCGACCCCCCAAGGCCAGCTCAACGGCGCGGCCTTGCAAGTTGCGATTTGGTCGGCGCTCTACGGCCCCGCTTTTAGCGTGACGGGCGAGGACCCAAATGTAGCGGCGATCACGGCGCAAATGCTAGGCGGTCCGGCGAATTTCCCGAACCCCGCCCTCACTTCCACCTTTTGGAACGCCGTGGATCCATTGGAAAATCAGGACCTGATCGGGCCGCAGATGAACACGGCTTTTGCGCCTGAACCCGCCTCGTACGCCGCCGCGGTTTCCTCATGCGCGCTGATGAGCCTTTGGGGTGTCAGCAAGAATCGCCGCAAAAAATAATCTGCCAATCGCGAAACAGGACAACTTGGCATTGATTGGCATCACGACGTATTTAGGCTGTATTTATTGAATGAAAGAGCATTAAAAATTTTTGGGTCAGGTTGGACAGTTGGAACATAAAATCATGGGCTTGGGTGGCCCATGATTTTTTTTGCCTTTGATTCACTCCGCAAATCCCTAGCCGATGCCTTGTTGCAAGCAAAATTTTTTTCCCCGTCGCGCGAAAAAAAATATTCCTGTTTACACGCGTCCATCGCTTGTTAGTATTTCCCTCCGCACAGCGGGAATGACATGAAAAAAATTGAGGCCATCATCAAACCTTTCAAGCTCGAAGACGTTAAGGAAGCCTTGTCGGAAATCGGCGTCGAAGGCATGACGGTTTCCGAAGTCAAAGGTTTTGGCCGTCAAAAAGGCCACACGGAGATTTATCGCGGGAGCGAATACACCGTGGATTTTCTGCCCAAGATCAAATTGGAAGTCGTTTTGGCCGATGGCCAGGTCACCACCGCGGTGGATGCCATCGTCAAAGCCGCCAAGACCGGCAAAATTGGCGACGGCAAAGTATTTGTCAGCCCCATTGAAAACGCCATTCGCATCCGCACTGAAGAAGTGGGTGAGCAGGCGGTTTAAGTTGTAACCTTCCGCAAGGACGCGGGACGGCAGGGATCAAAGACTGATCAAATGATATAAACACGCATGCGCGGTTTTTTTCGCGCGGCGATAATTTGAAAGAACAGAAAATAGTGTCGGCGCCCGAGGATCGGGGCGCCATTTTTTGTCGGAAAAATGTGAAAGAAATGCTTGATTTCATTCAATGAAATCCAGTTGTGAATAACTCGTGAACAAGAGTTAATATGTTGTCCTAGTCACGGCGGGGTGTTTGGACTAAAAACAATCACCTCAGTTAAATTCGCAAATCGCAGGTTAGAAATTGTCCCCGGGTAAAATAGACGCGGGTAAATGCTGGCAACATAAGTTTCTGCTGCATAGTTAGTTGCGGTTCATTTTAAATTGCTGAAATATTATGATTATGAAGTCAGCCAATCATTTCAAAATTCGAGACGCCCGCGCCGCCGCGCTCATAACTGCAAATCTGTGTTACACCCTCGTTACAAGCCAAGGTGAATAAAATGCCCGCAAACGGCCCCGCCGGGCCATTATTGATGCAAGCTTCCGCCGAAAAGATTTGGACTGCGGCCCAGCAGCAATTACGGGGCATGTTGAGCCCGGATACCTTCAATCTTTGGTTCGCTCCGCTTCGCGCGCACGCTCTTGAAGGCGATAATATTTTCCTCGAAGTCGCCAACGATTTTTGCGAAGTCTGGCTCAAGGATAATTACATGGGGTTGCTTCAGGATGTGCTCACCCGCGCCGCCGGCCAGCCCACGCTCGTGAAATTCAAAGTCGTCACGGCGAATACACTCACCAATCCCGCGACGGTTGCCATTGCCACTGCGAAAGCCGCCAAGCCTCTCGAACCCACTTCCGAAAAGCCCGCCGGCGAAATCGGCTTCAACCCCAAAAATACTTTCGAATCCTTCGTGGTCGGCAATAATAATAATTTTGCCCATGCCGCCGCGCTCGCGGTCGCCCAGGCTCCCGGCAAATCCTACAACCCGCTTTTCCTCTATGGCGGAGTCGGGCTTGGCAAAACCCATTTGCTTCACGCCATCGGCCAGCATGTCGGCGCGAGCAAAAAAGGCGCGCGCGTCGCCTATGTTTCGTCCGAGAAATTCACGAACGAATACATTGACGCCATTCAAAACAACCAGCTCGTGCGTTTCCGCAAGCGTTATCGCCAGACGGAAGTGCTGTTGATTGACGACATCCAGTTTCTCGCCGGCAAGGAGCGCATTCAGGAGGAATTTTTCCATACCTTCAACGCCCTGCACGAATCCCACAAACAAATCGTGCTCACTTGCGACCGTCCCGCGAGCGAAATCCAGAATCTCGAGCAACGCCTCGTGTCGCGCTTTGAATGGGGTTTGGTCACCGACCTCCAGCCGCCAGACATCGAAACCCGCGTCGCCATTCTCCGCAAAAAGGCCAAATCCATGGGCGCGGAGTTGCCCGAGGAAATAATCAATTTCCTCGCCCAACGCATCCGCGCCAACATCCGCCGCATGGAAGGCGCATTGATCCGCGTGGCGTCCTACGCTTCGCTGACCGGCCGCAAACTGACCATCGAAGTCGTCGAAGGTTTGCTGCGCGAAGTGTTGCATGAGGAAGGCCGCTGCTCCGTCAACATCGAGGTCATCCAAAAACGCGTGGCCGAACATTTTGACATCCGCCTTGCCGACATGACCAGCAAGCGCCGACCGGAGAACATTGCGTTCCCGCGCCAGATCGCCATGTTCCTGTCCCGCCAGATGACCGAAAGCTCGCTCAACACCATCGGCGAAGCTTTTGGCGGACGCGACCACGGCACGGTTCTTCATGCTTGCCGCCTAGTCAAAGACCGCATGGAAGTGGATCCCTCCGTTCGCCAGGTCGTTTGCTATTTGGAAAAACAGTTGTTACGCTAGAGGCGCTCGGCAAAAGCCGGGTTCCCATGAACAACGGAAATCCAAATACGGCTTTGAGGAGATCGCTTGTCACTCCTGACGCACTGATCCAATCGAGAATGCCCACATCCGCGATTCTTTCATTCCGCACTCCACACTCCACACTCCGCACTCAATCTCCTCGTGGAACACTCCCCCATCATTAAGGTACAGGGCCTCACCAAAGCCTTCCGCACCTACAAGAAGCAGCCCGGTTTTCGTGGCGCGGTTCGCGGGCTTTTCCACCGCAAATACGAACAGACGCTTGCGGTCAAGGACGTGAATTTCTCGGTTGAACCCGGCGAACTGGTTGGTTTCCTTGGTCCCAATGGCGCGGGCAAAACCACCACGCTCAAAATGCTCGCCGGACTGTTGCATCCCACCAGCGGCAGCGCCAGTGTGCTCGGTTACACTCCTTGGGAACGGCACGACGGTTATCGCCGCCAGTTTGCCTTGCTGCTTGGCCAGAAAAATCAGTTGTGGTGGGACTTGCCCGCGCGCGAATCGCTGGACCTCAACGCGAAAATTTACGGCATTCCCCGCGACACCTTCAATCGCATCGTCGGCGATATGACCACGCTTTTGGGCGTGACGGACAAGCTCAACGTCATGGTGCGCGAATTGTCCCTGGGCGAACGCATGAAGATGGAACTCATCGCTGCGCTGCTGCATCAGCCGAAAGTTTTGCTCCTCGACGAACCGACCATCGGTCTGGATGTCATTTCACAAAAGACCGTCCGCGAGTTTTTGCGCGAATACAATGCCCGCCAGAAGACCACCATCCTGCTCACGAGTCATTACATGGCGGACATCCAGGAACTTTGCCGCCGCGTCATCATCATTGATCATGGCGCGATTTATTTCGACGGCAGTCTCGCTGAAATCATTGATCGTTTCGCCGATTTCAAGATCATCACCATTCAATGTTCGGGCGATCAAACCACACAGCCCGCCGCCAACCTTGCCCGTTATGGCGAAGTCATCGAACAAACTTCTGGCGCCATTAAGCTCAAGGTAAAACGCGACCGCGTGATTGCCGCGTGCAAAGGATTGCTCGATGAGTTACCAGTGAGTGATATTGACATCGAAGAAGTGCCGATCGAAGACGTCATCCGCCAGATATTTGCTCGCGAACCCGAAAGCGCGCCCGCCAAATAATTCGTAGAAGATTACCGCCCCTCAATTCCGTCGGGCGCCGCGACTGCCACCGCAATATTCGCTTTCAGCGTGCCGCCCTGCACGTGACCGCTGACGAAACGCCAGAACGACCGGTCCATGGCAATCGTGTCCCGCCAGAACAAATACGGCACATGTCCGCGAAAAAGACTTAATTCTCCCGCCGCCGTATCCGCCGATTTTCCTTCAACGGAATACAGATATAACGCTCCCACCAACCCCGTCCGGTCCGACCCACTCTTGCAATGGATCAAAATCGGTTTGGGCGCGTGCGACATCGTCTCCAAAATCTGCTCCATCTCCGTGTCTTTCAACTCATGGCCGGCCAGCAGCGAAAAATCAATATGCTGGACACCCAGTTCCTGCGAGAGATTCGTCTCCGCATTATACCAAAGCCCCTTCGTGCCCTCGGCGGGCCCGCGCAAATTCAAGATCGTCTTGATGCCATGCTCCTGCACGATTTGGCGCAGGTTGTCCACATCCATTTGCCCGGAGCGATAGACTTTGCCGAGTGATACCACGTGAAAATTGCTTTGCCAAAGCAGGTGCAGCACGAAGATGCTCACTACGATCAAACCAGCCGCCACCGCCAGCAGGAAGCGCACTCCATAGAACCGCATCCAGCCTTTGGAATTAGCCGCCGGCATTGGCGAAATTTCGATGTTCGATTGCGTGGACATTAGTACGTCATTACTGCGCCGGTCTTCCTGAATATTTCACATTAACCTCTCAACCTCGGCTGCATCCGTCCATTACAAAATGCGTTAAACCGTGTCAGAATAACCCTGACAATAACAGCGGCATTTCGCCGGACATAATTAAATGTTTTTCATTTCTTTGGTTCCTTTTGTGCCTTAAAATTCCTCTCATGGTTACGCTTGAATCCTGCGAGCTGTTTCGGCGGATGACTCCCGCGGAGTTGCGCCTGTTGCAGGAATCCGCTCAAGAAAAGAAATTTTCCAAGGATCAGGAAATCTTCAAGGAAGGCGATACTGGCGACGGGGTTTATCTTGTCAAGGAAGGCGCCGTGCAAATTTCCGGGCTGGTCGGCAAGAATGTCCGCCATGTTTTTTCCATGCTCAAACCCGGAGAAATCTTCGGCGAGATGGCTGTCCTGGAAAACAAGCCCCGCTCCGCCAGCGCGGTCGCTGCCGCGGCGGACACGACCGTGTTTTTCATCCCGCGCGATGCCATGTTGCGCCTCGTCGAGATTTCGCCACAACTTTCGCTCGAGTTGCTGCGCGAAATTAGCCATCGCCTGCGTGAGTTCAATCGCCAATACATCCAGGAAGTTCTCCAGACCGAGCGCCTCGCGCTGGTGGGCCGTTTCGCGCGTTCCATCGTTCATGATCTCAAAAATCCGCTGAACATCATCAGCATCACCGCCGAGATGGCCGGCATGGAAAAAAGCACGCCCGAATTGCGGCGCCTTTCCAAGCTGCGCATCATGAAGCAGGTGGACCGCATCAGTGAACTCGTCAACGAAATCCTCGAGTTCACCCAGGGTTCGCAAGTCACTTTCGTTCCCGCGCCGATGGATTACAGTGTCTTCGTGCAACAACTCATTGACGAGATCCGGCCCGAGATTGATCT containing:
- a CDS encoding P-II family nitrogen regulator; translated protein: MKKIEAIIKPFKLEDVKEALSEIGVEGMTVSEVKGFGRQKGHTEIYRGSEYTVDFLPKIKLEVVLADGQVTTAVDAIVKAAKTGKIGDGKVFVSPIENAIRIRTEEVGEQAV
- a CDS encoding tyrosine-protein phosphatase, whose protein sequence is MPAANSKGWMRFYGVRFLLAVAAGLIVVSIFVLHLLWQSNFHVVSLGKVYRSGQMDVDNLRQIVQEHGIKTILNLRGPAEGTKGLWYNAETNLSQELGVQHIDFSLLAGHELKDTEMEQILETMSHAPKPILIHCKSGSDRTGLVGALYLYSVEGKSADTAAGELSLFRGHVPYLFWRDTIAMDRSFWRFVSGHVQGGTLKANIAVAVAAPDGIEGR
- a CDS encoding ATP-binding cassette domain-containing protein translates to MIKVQGLTKAFRTYKKQPGFRGAVRGLFHRKYEQTLAVKDVNFSVEPGELVGFLGPNGAGKTTTLKMLAGLLHPTSGSASVLGYTPWERHDGYRRQFALLLGQKNQLWWDLPARESLDLNAKIYGIPRDTFNRIVGDMTTLLGVTDKLNVMVRELSLGERMKMELIAALLHQPKVLLLDEPTIGLDVISQKTVREFLREYNARQKTTILLTSHYMADIQELCRRVIIIDHGAIYFDGSLAEIIDRFADFKIITIQCSGDQTTQPAANLARYGEVIEQTSGAIKLKVKRDRVIAACKGLLDELPVSDIDIEEVPIEDVIRQIFAREPESAPAK
- the dnaA gene encoding chromosomal replication initiator protein DnaA, which gives rise to MPANGPAGPLLMQASAEKIWTAAQQQLRGMLSPDTFNLWFAPLRAHALEGDNIFLEVANDFCEVWLKDNYMGLLQDVLTRAAGQPTLVKFKVVTANTLTNPATVAIATAKAAKPLEPTSEKPAGEIGFNPKNTFESFVVGNNNNFAHAAALAVAQAPGKSYNPLFLYGGVGLGKTHLLHAIGQHVGASKKGARVAYVSSEKFTNEYIDAIQNNQLVRFRKRYRQTEVLLIDDIQFLAGKERIQEEFFHTFNALHESHKQIVLTCDRPASEIQNLEQRLVSRFEWGLVTDLQPPDIETRVAILRKKAKSMGAELPEEIINFLAQRIRANIRRMEGALIRVASYASLTGRKLTIEVVEGLLREVLHEEGRCSVNIEVIQKRVAEHFDIRLADMTSKRRPENIAFPRQIAMFLSRQMTESSLNTIGEAFGGRDHGTVLHACRLVKDRMEVDPSVRQVVCYLEKQLLR
- a CDS encoding ATP-binding protein, encoding MVTLESCELFRRMTPAELRLLQESAQEKKFSKDQEIFKEGDTGDGVYLVKEGAVQISGLVGKNVRHVFSMLKPGEIFGEMAVLENKPRSASAVAAAADTTVFFIPRDAMLRLVEISPQLSLELLREISHRLREFNRQYIQEVLQTERLALVGRFARSIVHDLKNPLNIISITAEMAGMEKSTPELRRLSKLRIMKQVDRISELVNEILEFTQGSQVTFVPAPMDYSVFVQQLIDEIRPEIDLKSATIEFENQPPSVKMLLNPKRLRRVFYNLMHNATDAMTGDGKIILRFSIKDNEVVTEIEDTGPGIAPEIADRLFDAFATFGKAHGTGLGLSICKKIVEDHHGRIFARNEPGRGAVFFFTLPIHQN